CCCGGTGCGCAAGGTGTCCACCGAGCGCCGGCCGCGCACCCGCGGGTAGGCCAGGGTGGTCCCGGCCGGGGACAGGGCCAGCGGGTGGACGGTCCCGGTGAGGTCCCGGCCGGTCGCGGCGCCGAAGTCGGGCAGGAGCAGCCGCTGGTACGCCCCGGTGCGGGCGTCCACCACGACGACCCGCCGCTGGCCCACCACGCTCCTCGGGGCCATCGCGACCGCCTGTGCGCCGACGGCGAGGCCGTCGGTCGGGTTCATCGGCTCGCCCTCGCCCGGGACCGGCAGGTACGCCGGCAGCGCACCCCGGTCGCCGTCGGCCGGGGCGACCCCGTCCCGGTCGGGCAGCCACGCGAGCGCACCCGCGACCAGGGCGACCACCACGGCCACGGCCGCCACGACCGCGGCGGTGTCGCGCCGCACGCTGCGCCGGGCGCGGTCCCAGGTGTCGGCCGGCACTCCGGCCACGGGCGCGCCCTCGGCGATGCGAGCCAGCTCGGACCGCAGCTGCTCGCTCATCGGGCCACCCCCTCGTTGCCGACGGCCCCCGGGTGCCCGGCGGGCCCCACCAGCTCGGCGAGCTCGGGGGCCAGCGTGCGGATCCGCGCCAACGCCTGCCGGGTCAGCGACTTGGCGGTGCCGGGGCGGATGCCCAGGGCGGCGGCGGTCTGCACCTCGGTGAGGTCCTCGAAGTAGCGCAGCACCAGCACCGTGCGCTGGCGGCTGGTCAGCCGGGCCAGCGCCTGCTCGAGGGTGAGGCGCAGGTCGGGGTCCGAGCCGCCCGGCGCGGGGGCGTCGTACGCGCCGAGCGCCTGCTCGGTGAGGTGGCGCCGGGAGCGCCACCACGAGACGTTCTGCGTGTAGAGGATGCGCCGGACGTAGGGCTCGGGGTCACCGGCCAGGCGCGGCCAGGCGCGGGCCGCCTTGAAGAGCGCTGTCTGCACGAGGTCCTCCGCGAGGTGGGCGTCCCCCGTGAGGAGGTACGCGGTCCGGGAGAGGGCCGGTGTGCGGGCGCGCACGAACGACTCGAAGTCCACGTCCGGTCCCGAGATCACCCGATCACCCCTCTCTCACCCAGGCATACGCGCCGGAGGCAGGGTGCGGGGGTCGGTCGGCCCGGACTTTCTCGACGGAGGCGGTGTCGCTCCTGCAGGGGGACGCGTCAGCGGGCCCGGCGCGACATCCGCTCGACGTCCATGATGACGACCGAACGGGGCTCCAGGCGCAGCCAGCCGCGCGAGGCGAAGTCGGCGAGCGCCTTGTTGACCGTCTCGCGGGAGGCGCCGACCAGCTGGGCGAGCTCCTCCTGGGTGAGGTCGTGGTGGACGTGCACGCCGTCGTCGGCGGTGCGCCCGAAGCGGTCGGCGAGGTCGAGCAGCGCCTTGGCGACCCGGCCGGGCACGTCGGAGAAGACCAGGTCGGCCACGACGTCGTTGGCCTTGCGCAGTCGGCCGGCGAGCTGGTTCAGCAGGCCGCGGGCCACGACGGGGCGCCCCTCGAGCCAGCGCAGCAGGTCCTCGTGGGACAGCGAGGCGAAGGAGGCGTCGGTGACCGCAGTGACGGTGGCCGAGCGCGGGCCCGGGTCGAAGAGCGACAGCTCGCCGAA
This Nocardioides dokdonensis FR1436 DNA region includes the following protein-coding sequences:
- a CDS encoding SigE family RNA polymerase sigma factor — protein: MISGPDVDFESFVRARTPALSRTAYLLTGDAHLAEDLVQTALFKAARAWPRLAGDPEPYVRRILYTQNVSWWRSRRHLTEQALGAYDAPAPGGSDPDLRLTLEQALARLTSRQRTVLVLRYFEDLTEVQTAAALGIRPGTAKSLTRQALARIRTLAPELAELVGPAGHPGAVGNEGVAR
- a CDS encoding Crp/Fnr family transcriptional regulator; its protein translation is MDNDVLRQAPLFSALDDEAASALRTSMTESRLRRGDVLFREGDSGDKLYVVLEGKVKLGRTSSDGRENLLAILGPGQMFGELSLFDPGPRSATVTAVTDASFASLSHEDLLRWLEGRPVVARGLLNQLAGRLRKANDVVADLVFSDVPGRVAKALLDLADRFGRTADDGVHVHHDLTQEELAQLVGASRETVNKALADFASRGWLRLEPRSVVIMDVERMSRRAR